One stretch of Eupeodes corollae chromosome 2, idEupCoro1.1, whole genome shotgun sequence DNA includes these proteins:
- the LOC129948475 gene encoding probable insulin-like peptide 1, producing MAMIVNVFGLRSVCLIAIAFCAILHLTFSDQKICGKAINDALVLMCGGKGYNNYKTKRNFPFEENFDNDEEETFGLDLYQLPFWTSMNANSLAKLRRRREGIYHECCLKQCSHQELLLYCNP from the exons atggcCATGATAGTTAATGTTTTTGGCCTGAGATCTGTTTGTTTGATTGCAATTGCTTTTTGTGCAATTCTTCATCTGACATTTTCAGATCAAAAAATTTGTGGCAAGGCCATAAATGATGCATTAGTTCTCATGTGTGGTGGAAAAGGatacaataattataaaacCAAACGAAACTTTC CCTTCGAAGAAAACTTTGACAACGATGAAGAGGAAACTTTTGGGCTTGATCTGTACCAGCTACCATTTTGGACTAGCATGAATGCTAATAGTTTAGCTAAATTACGACGCAGACGAGAAGGAATCTATCATGAGTGTTGTTTAAAGCAGTGCTCTCATCAAGAATTGCTGTTATATTGCAATCCTTAA